ATTGCCGAGCATGAGCTGCATCGCGATATGCAGGACCTTATCGGCTATCTCGGAACGGATCGCACCGTGCAGCTGACCGAGCTGCTGACCGACGTTTACCGGTTTTTGGACGCCAAGGATGGTAAATCCGACCCCTGCATGAAACCGGAACCGAAACCAAACGAATGAAGGTGATTCCGTACCGATGCTGAAGCTTTTACATTTTTTGAAGCCGTACCGCATTCCCGTCCTGTTCGTGCTGCTGTTTGTATTGCTGCAGTCGCTGACGGATTTGTACCTGCCGACGCTCATGTCGAATATCGTCGATCAGGGCGTCGTGCATGGCGACACCCCGTATATTTGGCGCATCGGCAGCTTCATGCTGCTCGTGGCGCTGCTTGGCGCGGCCTGCTCGGTCGGCGCCAGCTTTCTTTCCGCCAAGGCGGCGGGCGGCTTCGGTAAAGATTTGCGCAGCCGCGTGTTCTCGCACGTCTCGCAGTTCTCGCTGCACGAATTCGACCAGATCGGCACCGCTTCGCTCATCACCCGCACGACGAACGATATTACGCAGGTGCAGCAGGTGCTGACGATGATGATGCGCGTTATGGTCATGGCCCCGATGATGTGCTTCGGAGGCATCATCATGGCGGTCATCAAGGACCCTGCGCTGTCGCTGATCATTGTCGCCATCGTGCCGGTGCTCGGCCTCATTATTTATTCCATCGTCAGCAGAGGGGTGCCGCTGTTCAAGGCGATGCAGGCGAAGCTCGACCGGCTGAACCTCGTGCTGCGCGAAAATTTAACCGGCATCCGCGTCATTCGCTCGTTCAACCGCACCGCCCACGAGCAGGGCCGCTTTAACGACGCGAACCAGGATTTGACTGAGACCGCCGTGAAAGTCAACCGGATCATGGCTTCGCTTATGCCGGTCATGATGCTGACGCTCAATCTGGCGAGCATCGCCATCGTCTGGTACGGCGGCAAGCGGATCAATGCCGGCCATATGGAGGTCGGCGACCTCATCGCCTTCATTCAATATGCATGGCAGATCATGTTCTCGCTTATTTTCGCCTCGATGATGTTCGTCATGATCCCCCGCGCCTCCGCTTCGGCGGTCCGGATTAACGAGGTGCTGAACATGAAGCCGGACATCCACGATCCGTCGGCGCCATCACGCGCGGATCTCAGCGCGACGGTCGAATTCGACAACGTTTCGTTCAGCTATCCGGGCGCGGAAATGCCGGCCATATCGGGCATTACGTTCAAAGCGGGCCCCGGCGAGGTGACCGCGATCATCGGCGGCACCGGCTCGGGCAAATCGACGCTGATAAACCTGATTCCGCGTTTCTACGACGTGACCGAAGGGCAAATCCGGATCGGCGGCGTGGATGTGCGCGAGATGACGCAGGAGCGGCTGCGCTCCGTCATCGGGCTTGTCCCTCAGAAAGCGGTGCTCTTTACCGGCACGGTCGCGGACAATATCCGGTTCGGCAAGCAGGACGCCGACGACGAGGAAGTCCGGCATGCGGCAGCCGTCGCCCAAGCCAGCGACTTCGTCTCCGGGATGAAGGACGGCTTCGACTCGATTATAGCCCAAGGCGGAACGAACGTATCCGGCGGGCAAAAGCAGCGGCTGTCGATCGCCCGGGCGCTCGTCCGCCGGCCTTCGATCTACTTGTTCGACGACAGCTTCTCGGCGCTCGATTTCAAGACGGACGCCAACCTGCGGGAGGCGCTCCGCTCCGAAACGACGGACGCAACCGTGCTGATCGTCGCCCAGCGGGTCAGCACCGTGATGGAGGCGGACCGCATTATCGTGCTCGATGAAGGCAAAATCGCCGGCATCGGCACGCATAAGGAGCTGCTGGCGACGAATGCCATTTACCGTGAAATCGTGGCGTCTCAGCTGTCGGAGGAGGAGATCGCATGAGTGAGCAGCAGCGCGGCCCGCAGGGAGCGGGCGGTCCGGGCCAGCGCCCGGGCGGAGGAGGTCCGGCTCCGGCCAATTTCGGATTCGGCCCGGGCCGGGGCGGTGCGGCCGGGCTCGGCATGCCCGTCCAGAAGGCCAAAAATTTCAAAGTCACGCTCAGGCGCCTGATCGGCTACCTGAAGCCTCACCGATTGGCGCTTACCGTCGTATTTGCGACCGCGACACTCAGCACCGTGTTCTCGATTCTCGGACCGAAAATTATGGGCAAAGCGACGACGGCGCTGTTCGAAGGACTGATGGGGAAAATAAACGGCGTCCCCGGCGCGAAAATCGATTTCGCCTATATTTGGCAAATATTAGTTGTTCTTGCCGGCTTATACTTGATCAGCTCGCTGTTCAGCTTCATCCAGCAGTACGTCATGGCCGGCGTCGCGCAGCGGACGGTTTACGGCCTGCGCAAGGACGTGAACGAGAAGCTGGCGAGGCTGCCGCTCAAATTTTTCGATTCGCGCACGCACGGTGAAATCATGAGCCGCGCCGTCAACGATATCGACAACATCAGCGGCACGCTGCAGCAGAGCTTGACGCAGTTCATTACGTCGATTGTCACGCTGGTCGGCGTCGTCATCATGATGTTTTCGATCAGCTGGGTCATGACGCTCATCACGATCGTAACGCTGCCGCTCAGCTTCGTTGCGATCAAAATGATCGCCAAACGGTCCCAACTGTATTTCAAAGGGCAGCAAAAGTCGCTCGGCGAGCTGAACGGCCACGTCGAGGAAATGTATACCGGCCACGGCATTGTCAAGGCGTTCGGGCACGAGGAAAAATCGATCGCGCGTTTCAATGAAGTGAACGAGCAGCTGTATCAGTCCGGCTGGCGGGCGCAGTTCGTCTCCGGCATGATCATGCCGCTTATGGGCTTCATCGGCAACATCGGCTATGTGCTTGTCAGCGTGGCCGGAGGCCTGTTCGTCCTGCACCGGCAAATCACGATCGGCGACGTGCAGGCGTTCATCTCCTACTCGCGCCAGTTCACGATGCCGATTACGCAGACGGCCCAAATCGCCAACGTCATTCAATCGACGATCGCTTCGGCGGAGCGCGTATTCGAGCTGCTTGACGAAGCGGAGGAGGTGCCGGAAGCGGCCGATGCAAAGGAAATTGCGGCCGGTTCGTCTGCCGGCGGCGGCGTTTCCGCCGTTGGAGCGTCAGCGCATGCCGTCAAACCGCCGAATGGCGACGTCCGGTTCGAGCACGTCAAGTTCGGTTACAAGGAAGACGCCCCGCTTATCGAGGATATGAATATCGACGTCAAGTCCGGGCAGACAATCGCCATCGTCGGGCCGACAGGCGCCGGTAAAACGACGCTCATCAACCTGCTCATGCGTTTTTATGAGCTTAGCGGCGGCCGGATTACGGTCGACGGCACCGATATCACCGCCTACAAACGCGGCTCGCTGCGCAGCTTGTTCGGTATGGTTCTGCAGGATACGTGGCTGTTCAACGGCACGATTCGCGACAATATCGCCTACGGCCGCACGGGCGTGACCGAGGAGGAGGTCGTGCAGGCGGCGCGCGCGGCATACGCGGACCATTTTATCCGCACGCTGCCGGACGGCTACGATACGGTACTGAACGAGGAGGCGTCGAACATCTCGCAGGGGCAGAAGCAGCTCCTCACGATTGCCCGGGCAATACTCGCCGATCCGGCAATCCTTATTCTCGACGAGGCGACGAGCAGTGTCGATACGCGGACCGAGATCCACATCCAGCAAGCCATGAGCGTGCTGATGAAGGGGCGCACGAGCTTCGTTATCGCGCACCGGCTGTCCACGATCCGCGACGCCGGCCTGATTCTCGTCATGAATCACGGCTCGGTCATCGAGC
This genomic window from Paenibacillus humicola contains:
- a CDS encoding ABC transporter ATP-binding protein, producing the protein MLKLLHFLKPYRIPVLFVLLFVLLQSLTDLYLPTLMSNIVDQGVVHGDTPYIWRIGSFMLLVALLGAACSVGASFLSAKAAGGFGKDLRSRVFSHVSQFSLHEFDQIGTASLITRTTNDITQVQQVLTMMMRVMVMAPMMCFGGIIMAVIKDPALSLIIVAIVPVLGLIIYSIVSRGVPLFKAMQAKLDRLNLVLRENLTGIRVIRSFNRTAHEQGRFNDANQDLTETAVKVNRIMASLMPVMMLTLNLASIAIVWYGGKRINAGHMEVGDLIAFIQYAWQIMFSLIFASMMFVMIPRASASAVRINEVLNMKPDIHDPSAPSRADLSATVEFDNVSFSYPGAEMPAISGITFKAGPGEVTAIIGGTGSGKSTLINLIPRFYDVTEGQIRIGGVDVREMTQERLRSVIGLVPQKAVLFTGTVADNIRFGKQDADDEEVRHAAAVAQASDFVSGMKDGFDSIIAQGGTNVSGGQKQRLSIARALVRRPSIYLFDDSFSALDFKTDANLREALRSETTDATVLIVAQRVSTVMEADRIIVLDEGKIAGIGTHKELLATNAIYREIVASQLSEEEIA
- a CDS encoding ABC transporter ATP-binding protein, with protein sequence MSEQQRGPQGAGGPGQRPGGGGPAPANFGFGPGRGGAAGLGMPVQKAKNFKVTLRRLIGYLKPHRLALTVVFATATLSTVFSILGPKIMGKATTALFEGLMGKINGVPGAKIDFAYIWQILVVLAGLYLISSLFSFIQQYVMAGVAQRTVYGLRKDVNEKLARLPLKFFDSRTHGEIMSRAVNDIDNISGTLQQSLTQFITSIVTLVGVVIMMFSISWVMTLITIVTLPLSFVAIKMIAKRSQLYFKGQQKSLGELNGHVEEMYTGHGIVKAFGHEEKSIARFNEVNEQLYQSGWRAQFVSGMIMPLMGFIGNIGYVLVSVAGGLFVLHRQITIGDVQAFISYSRQFTMPITQTAQIANVIQSTIASAERVFELLDEAEEVPEAADAKEIAAGSSAGGGVSAVGASAHAVKPPNGDVRFEHVKFGYKEDAPLIEDMNIDVKSGQTIAIVGPTGAGKTTLINLLMRFYELSGGRITVDGTDITAYKRGSLRSLFGMVLQDTWLFNGTIRDNIAYGRTGVTEEEVVQAARAAYADHFIRTLPDGYDTVLNEEASNISQGQKQLLTIARAILADPAILILDEATSSVDTRTEIHIQQAMSVLMKGRTSFVIAHRLSTIRDAGLILVMNHGSVIEQGTHEQLLAKNGFYADLYHSQFSRRKRQEAI